The DNA window AAAATATAGCTATATGTGCTGAAGTCAGCAGTAAAGCAGATAACACACCGTTAACAACGAAGATCTGAAAGTTGCAAGATTACAAGAAGGGGACAACAAGCAAGGAGAGAGATAAGGAGAGTAAGGAAGATGATGTTTGCATTTGAAGAAGATAATACTAAAGAgtttaagatggaaaaataaatagcatattTAGACCTAGAgagatacaaaatatttttagacttTAACTGCTTTGTAAATTGCTAATATCCATTTAGAACTTTAAGTAGAACTACACTTTGTTAATGAATGTCCTATTTCAGAGTAGGATCTATTATTTATGACTACGCTATGttaaaaactttgatttttcatattCAAAAGGATAAGATTTATGATGCATTAAACTTGACAAGGCCTAAAATGGATAACACTATCCAACAGGTTCAACTGGCTCAGATAAAAGCAATTTGCAACAAAGGAGGGAATGAAAAAGATCAATATGTAAGGCTACACAGAACATAGACAGTCCAGTAAGAAAGCTATAAAAAACAAGTCCTGTTGAACTTATTTAATGTCAGCCTATGTGGTTTTACTTTCTCATATTGATCCTTTTGTAATTATACTATCCCAGAATGTTTAACTTACAAGTAGTACTAGCTATACCTAATTCAACTAGGAGATAAATTCAGCTTCATAGAAATAaacttcatttattaaaaatactgaaggcCCATAGCTTAAATGGAACTGTGTTTTGTTCAGCTCCTTTAACTTGAGTCTATTGAGCAATTCTGATCCTTTGTAAGTGAAATCAGAAGTTGTTGGGAAAtacaaggaaaacaagcagagtGTAATCGTCCAAGAGTTAATTTCACCAACCTTGGTAAGTCCTATCTACCAGAGTAACACTGTATCTACGTATATCCATCTATATTTGACATATTCTCCTGcctattcttcttttttttttttaaatgaacagctACATTCATCTTAAACAATGTACAGTGATTTAAAACTACCTTAAAAAGGGTCACAGATAAAAAGTCATAACCTCAGATTtatatatttctcttctgaaagatgAAACTTTCAGCCACAAGTTATCCCTAACTCCCAAACACAGAGATCTAGAACTCACCCTGGCTCAATGTTCTACAAGTTTCACATCTAATGAACTATCACCATGTTTTACCGTTGCCCCTGTAATGAAAGCTAGGACGTTACTTAGCTTGTGAGAGGGGATTGCAAGATGAGAAAACagattctcaaaaaaaaaaaaaaaaaatccaacacaagacttgaataagaaaaaaaaaaaaaaagatttaaacaagtttgttgctgaaaataaaatcttaggTCAGTACATTAAACTAAGTCCTCTATAGCTAGATAAGATCTCTTCATCTTCTCACATAATTTCAAGAATTGAGCAAGTTTTCACACTTTCACTTTCTGCATCTATCAGTCTATAACAAAAAGTTCAAAGCCTTCTGCCCTCCCAAAGCCTAGAATTCTCAGCACAACTTCGGTATGTTtaagttcaaaagaaaatagcttttctctCACTGACATCATGAAGCAATGGAAGTGAtcattcaataaaaatatatttttttattatctctgCCAATGTCTGTTGGAAGGAATTAAGAGTATTACCAGCAGTTAGAATTTTAATGTCATAATGATCCGAGGCAAATAATTTCTCATGAAGGAAACCAAATTGcccaaacattaaaaaaaaaaaagaaaatccacagctatttaaaaaacaaaaaaaaaattaaattacattattctTCCTTAGCCAAGCAGTACTGTAGGATATTAAAGTTTCAAGAAGTCATTAATTTCCGTTTTTACTCAGAATgctgtagatttattttttatgtattttgctTGATAACAGCATATGTTCAGCCTAAAGATAAGTTTCAGTTCAGGCAGAAGAGTTAGTTTTTCAAAAATCACCTATTCTTAAACTTGTCCTAAAACAAATTACCTTGTCTAATCCGGCTAATTCATTTTTTAGTGCTCTCCTTTCTGTAgacaacttttcattttctttcttcagctttttaatcTCCTTCAACAATAGCTctatattcaaataaaaaaaaaaaatacagacttcaACCATTACAGTCAACCTCCCCCTCATATGAATCATATTACAGCTAAAGAGCTGCCTACGTTTTGTGATATTAGAAAATTGTGGTTCAGCTTTTTAAAGTACCTTTTTCATAAAGTGATTTATTCTTAAGACTCGGCCCAGCACACTCCCAGGTACTATGAAAAACAATAAGATCTGTCAATTGGATAATCTGAATCTGCCAGATTCTTAGCATGTGGgattaatttactttaaaatccACAAAACAGACATCACATGCCTTGATTACCTTTTCCTGACTTACGAGAGGGTCACAAAGCCCTTGCTGACAGCACATTTCCTGAAAATTATGCCTACATTATACGATCTCttcaatctctttttttatgcTTTGAAGTGGAACAGGATTGCACTTTAATTTGTGGATTTACTGATGTGAGGAAGAACCAGTACTGTCTGGGTTTGTCCCACATTTAAAACCTAAAAGCAGGTTCTTTTGTGTATCAGTGTCTGAAAACCAAAGAACGGAGCAGCAAACATCATTACTAAGAGATGTGCTTAGATACAgcttactggaaaaaataatgaatagtaCTAAATACAGCCATGCACTCCCATCCATGATTACACCGATATaccaatttcagaaaaagataaaagcagcaaacttatttttatcacaaaaaaatGCAGGGCTGGATCCATAGATAGGACATTGATTACAAGATGCCATTCTTACATAacagtttttcaaaaatgaaaaacattttagataCTGCTGGTTGAAGTAGAAGAAATAACCTGGAGCATGCCTTTGgatcagaaattaaatgcaatctCTGTGATGAGCATACTGAAAGGAACATAATCAGAATTAACCGTACCATTACCTAAATATTTACTGCAACAGGattccttcttttcagaaatgtccCTGCAAGATGTTAATTCTCCCTCTGGGGTTCGCcttctttttccagaaacagCACTAGTTTTCCAAGAAACCCTTTTACACTCCAATTGCTCAATTCTTTGCCTCTGCTCTCGAAGATTATGCTCTAGCTCATGAATTTTAATCTGtcaagaaactaatttttttttaaaatgcatagaaCAAACACAGTTCAACTGAATACaactggaaacatatcctgaaTACAAACCTAGAGTTTTCAATTGCTGACTTAAAACTACATTAATCTAAAGtgtctgaaaggagaaaaaaatacagcaagtgAAGTTTTGCATACatcaaaagtgttttaaaaaaaatctgttactgAGCACATACTCACAAGAAAGTATAAATGTACATGCACAAAGATACTAAACCTTTCCGCACAATAAAGCATACTTGTACGGCAGCAATTGTCAACTTCTAAGAAAAAGTACATATAATCCAAATCATAATGAATATTAATTTACAAACAAATGTAGCACATGTTCCAGACTCCTAGGAGGAAATTCATTAGACTGGTCAGCTGTAATGCTTGATCAATGCCTAAAGAGGCAATACCCACTTGAAACTCCTTGAACCCCTACCCTAGCTTTGCTCCAATTATGACGCTCGTCTCTTTGCACAACAAGCCAACAGATCTTGCTACCTGACAGAAGACTATTTGCCTTTGGTTAGCTTACTGCtggatttctgaaataaaacagctcatgacacatacagaaaaatatcaggGCTGGTGCCAGAGAGGTCAGAAGATGCATATACAGTTGGAAGGAGGGGTAGGTaggtaagcaaagaaaaaagcaaggaaagggGAGACTAAGTTACAGACATATCAGTGACTCAGTTCGCTTTCAAAGTGAACTACAGACCTCTATCTCAATGGTATGGGAAACAAAAATtagtataaaaagaaatatacattCCCATTTTACAAATATAAGAATTACTTTTCAGTCTACCTGAAAATGTATGTTTGGCTATTTGACACCACCTCCTACAAATTCTACTTACAGTGAGATTTTTAATTGCCTCACTTTGttcctggtttgttttgatttctttaacaTAGCGTTTCTGCAGATCATTATACATATGAAGTAGtctaaaacagaagaaatgcataaattacaacaaaatatgaaagcaaacaaaatgtgaaTCCTTTATGACAAAAGTATTGCTGACAGCCCACAGAGCTCACTTGGACCATAGCTGTACTGTAGAGACttgtaacagaaatatttaagatggGTGTgaaagaagcgtgaccagcaacacaaagagaaagcaccagagaaaaaaagcaaagcgAGAGTTAAAAGAACAGTCTGTATCGATGGCAAAGAATCCCTGTCACTCAGCCAGACCAAGGATGCTGTTGTTTTCGTCCAGCCTATGTGGCTGCAGTCTGATTAAATCTCAGTACAAATAACTTG is part of the Balearica regulorum gibbericeps isolate bBalReg1 chromosome 2, bBalReg1.pri, whole genome shotgun sequence genome and encodes:
- the LOC142600404 gene encoding uncharacterized protein LOC142600404 isoform X2, with translation MGQIQEKLHLQQLMHDYVTSRDVQVQTETHLQHEGGYSKDLNLEGDSVRLLHMYNDLQKRYVKEIKTNQEQSEAIKNLTIKIHELEHNLREQRQRIEQLECKRVSWKTSAVSGKRRRTPEGELTSCRDISEKKESCCSKYLELLLKEIKKLKKENEKLSTERRALKNELAGLDKDFFEEIEDLKLAVQESVKLNNQYEKCLKQISVMYGLPFSAHF